In Paraburkholderia youngii, the genomic stretch TTCGGGCGTGCCGGTCAGGATCACGTCGCCGGGCGCGAGCGTCATGAAGCCGCTCAGGTATTCGATCAGCGCGGGGATGTCGGTAACGAGATCGCGCGTATTGCCGCACTGCTGACGCGTGCCGTTGACGAACGTGCGCAGCTCGAGCTGCGTGACGTCGGCGATGTCGGCGGCGTCGACGAACCAGGGGCCGAGCACCGTGCCGCCGTCGCGATTCTTCACGCGCAGATTCGGGCGATAGTAGTTTTCGAGGTAGTCGCGAATCGCGTAGTCGTTCGCGATCATGTAGCCGGCCACGTGCTGCATCGCGTCTTCACGCGCGACGTTTTGCGCGGTTCGCCCGATCACGACCGCGAGCTCGCACTCGTAGTGCATGAACGTGACGTCGGCAGGGCGGCGCGTAACGCCGCGATGGCCGAGTACCGTGCCCGGTCCCTTTAGAAATACCAGCGGCTCTTCCTGCTTGCTGAACTGCAGTTCCTTCGCGTGCTCGGCGTAGTTCAGGCCGAGCGCGAAGATAGTGCCGACTTCGATCGGCGCGAGCCAGACCACTTCGTCCTCGCGACACACGCGGCCGTCGGCGAGA encodes the following:
- a CDS encoding fumarylacetoacetate hydrolase family protein; protein product: MMRGRVAYAGAIHEAYPHAQGVRLADGRVCREDEVVWLAPIEVGTIFALGLNYAEHAKELQFSKQEEPLVFLKGPGTVLGHRGVTRRPADVTFMHYECELAVVIGRTAQNVAREDAMQHVAGYMIANDYAIRDYLENYYRPNLRVKNRDGGTVLGPWFVDAADIADVTQLELRTFVNGTRQQCGNTRDLVTDIPALIEYLSGFMTLAPGDVILTGTPEGIVNVNAGDEVVCEIDGLGRLVNTIASDADFGRA